CTTGGTGATTTCACGGCTAAAGCCCATTTTAGTCAGCTTGAGCGCTTCTTTACTCAGCTTTTCCTGACGCTGCCCCTGCAGGCGTGCGATCTCGGCTTCCAGCTTAACTTGCTCGGCGGAAAGCTCAGCGTATTTCTCCGCCTGTTCGCTAAGCGGCAGGGCCGCCATCTGGTGGCGGATGGCGTCTAAGCGGTCGCTCAGACGTTTGATTTCATTCTTTTCTACTTCTTTCATAGCTTGTTACTGGCCTGTGGGATATCAGCGTTAAGAATACACTAGCCGCCGGGCGAGTGCGAAAACCTGGGTTATAAACCGTCAGGGGTATTAGTTGTCAGGCGATAAAACAGATTTGGTTCGCTAACAATATAAAGATGGCCGTGTCCGTCGGTTGCCATGCCTTCAGGCTGCGGGATTCGGGCCTTAAGGCCATGTTTAGTGCCATCGAGCGTTAACTGTTTTACCGACTTCTCGGGTGAAATAAACAAAATCTTGTCAGATTGTTCAGACATGACCAGCAGTTGCTTATGCTCGGAGTCATAGTCCAGAGATGAGATATCGCCGATGGAACTCATCCAGCTGGCACCGGTGGTAACCTTAATTTCGACATTACTCACGCCAGACAGAGCCGGAAATCCTTCAATCTTAAATAGCTTAATCGGCTTGCGCTCTTGGGCAACCAGCAGATGTTTATCGGCGCGATTCCACGCCAGCCCCTCAAAGCCGCTGTTACCGTCGCGTCCATCCATATCCAGCCGCAGCCCTGGGGCATCTGAAACGTTGAGGCGTTGGGTTTGAGGGGTAATTTCGACCTCATAAAGATGCCGTTGCCGTTCATCGGCAATGACATAACGATTGCCTTCAATATGTTCGATGGCCTCCGGATCGTGGATGCCGTCCACCTCGAGTTTACGCAGTAGTTTACCGTCGGTGGAGAGTTCAACCACTGTGGCTGGATGGTTGATTGTCGCGAATAGCGTCCGGGTTTCTGGGTTCCAGGTCAGCGCCGAGAGGTTTTGGGTTATGCCCTCTATTGGCTGGGCTTGAATATCGGTTTGGTAGCCTTCGACTTCTGCATATGAAGAGAAATAGCTGTAACCGAGAATGGCGCACACTCCAATGGCAAATGCGCCAATAAATACTTTTTTCATTTAACAGTCCTGGTGAATACATAGACCGGACGCCTGGTTCCGGCCATATATATTAACCGACAGAGGACTATTTAGTATGCCGCAGTGCCGGATTGCCTGCGGTTTAGCGCAGATGACTCGGTAGGGGCGTTAAATTCGGCCTGAGCGGCGGCCAACTGCTGACGGAAAGCGGCGCTGGTTTGCAGGCGAGCATAAACTGCCGCCCCCATCAGGCGACCGCTATCGACGTCGCTCTGCCAGTGTGCCCCGCAAATCACCCGGCTTTGGCCAAAATCGTAGCCTCGTTGCAAAATTTCTGTCTGACGAGCCGGGTTTATCTGAGCCAGTACCAGGGCGGTAGCCCAACCAAACGACGCGTGGCCGGAGGGATAAGAGCCGGTTTTAGCCATTTTCTCATCTT
This genomic interval from Salmonella enterica subsp. enterica serovar Choleraesuis contains the following:
- the yibL gene encoding hypothetical protein; translation: MKEVEKNEIKRLSDRLDAIRHQMAALPLSEQAEKYAELSAEQVKLEAEIARLQGQRQEKLSKEALKLTKMGFSREITKKEQADMGKLKKSVRGIVVVHPMTALGREMGLKVMTGFAPKQF